The Aeromicrobium sp. Leaf245 genome includes a region encoding these proteins:
- a CDS encoding ATP-binding cassette domain-containing protein — protein MAVIEARGLGKSYGTRRAVDDLSFTVTPGSVTGFLGPNGSGKSTTMRLMLGLDRGEGRTTFDGRTFGELEQPMRHVGALLEAKPFHPTRQARHHLQMLAVANRIERRRVDEVLELVGLTSVAKGRPKKFSLGMGQRLGIAAALLGDPHTLVLDEPSNGLDPQGITWLRQLLRHLAGEGRSVFVSSHLLQEMALLADELVVVGRGRLLANGPVSDFVEHGGTVQVLLRSPDLHVLAPVLTAAGATLTPDADGAQVVSGLDAARIGDLAHEHGVRVHELSTRRATLEEAFLAATGLDEEYRGAIADPGHDREGGGER, from the coding sequence GTGGCAGTCATCGAGGCACGAGGGCTCGGCAAGTCCTACGGCACCCGTCGCGCGGTCGACGACCTGAGCTTCACCGTGACGCCCGGCAGCGTCACGGGGTTCCTCGGTCCCAACGGCTCGGGCAAGTCCACCACGATGCGGCTCATGCTCGGGCTGGACCGGGGTGAGGGCCGCACCACGTTCGACGGCCGCACCTTCGGCGAGCTCGAGCAGCCCATGCGCCACGTCGGCGCCCTGCTGGAGGCCAAGCCCTTCCACCCCACGCGCCAGGCCCGCCACCACCTGCAGATGCTGGCGGTCGCGAACCGCATCGAGCGGCGTCGCGTCGACGAGGTCCTCGAGCTGGTCGGCCTGACCTCGGTCGCGAAGGGCCGACCCAAGAAGTTCAGCCTCGGCATGGGGCAGCGGCTGGGCATCGCGGCGGCGTTGCTCGGCGACCCGCACACCCTCGTGCTCGACGAGCCCAGCAACGGGCTCGACCCCCAGGGCATCACCTGGCTGCGCCAGCTGCTCCGGCACCTCGCCGGCGAGGGCCGCTCCGTCTTCGTCTCCAGCCACCTGCTGCAGGAGATGGCGCTCCTGGCCGACGAGCTCGTGGTCGTGGGTCGCGGGCGCCTGCTGGCCAACGGTCCCGTGAGCGACTTCGTCGAGCACGGCGGCACGGTCCAGGTGCTGCTGCGCAGCCCCGACCTCCACGTCCTCGCCCCCGTCCTGACCGCCGCCGGGGCCACGCTCACCCCGGACGCCGACGGAGCCCAGGTCGTCTCCGGTCTCGACGCCGCCCGCATCGGTGACCTCGCGCACGAGCACGGCGTGCGCGTGCACGAGCTGTCCACCCGGCGGGCCACGCTGGAGGAGGCCTTCCTCGCGGCCACCGGTCTCGACGAGGAGTACCGGGGCGCGATCGCCGACCCGGGCCACGACCGCGAGGGCGGAGGAGAGCGATGA
- a CDS encoding GNAT family N-acetyltransferase gives MIRPADDGDLAALVELEREAFGQGAWSAATLREELALRDRIVLVDERDGVTTGYVDVGVVADVADLHRVVVGAAHRRHGVASGLVGSASTAAADRGATRMLLEVADDNAPALALYAAHGFEPIARRHGYYGPGRDALVLEAALPASTPESSR, from the coding sequence GTGATCCGTCCCGCGGACGACGGCGACCTCGCGGCCCTCGTCGAGCTCGAGCGCGAGGCCTTCGGCCAGGGAGCCTGGTCGGCGGCCACGCTGCGCGAGGAGCTCGCCCTGCGGGACCGGATCGTGCTCGTCGACGAGCGCGACGGCGTGACGACCGGCTACGTCGACGTCGGCGTCGTGGCCGACGTCGCCGACCTGCACCGCGTGGTCGTGGGCGCGGCGCACCGGCGCCACGGCGTCGCGTCGGGCCTGGTGGGCTCGGCGAGCACGGCGGCCGCCGACCGTGGCGCGACGCGCATGCTGCTCGAGGTCGCCGACGACAACGCCCCTGCGCTCGCCCTGTACGCCGCCCACGGCTTCGAGCCGATCGCACGTCGCCATGGCTACTACGGCCCCGGCCGGGACGCGCTCGTGCTGGAGGCGGCACTCCCCGCGAGCACGCCGGAGTCGTCGCGATGA
- the tsaD gene encoding tRNA (adenosine(37)-N6)-threonylcarbamoyltransferase complex transferase subunit TsaD — MTEPIVLGIESSCDETGVGIVRGTDLLAHAVASSVEEHVRFGGVVPEVASRAHLEAMVPTLEQAYAQAGIDVRDVDAIAVTCGPGLSGALLVGVAAAKALAIAHDKPLYGVNHLAAHVAVDQLEHGRFDRRVAALLVSGGHTEILLVDDIASDITMLGTTIDDAAGEAFDKVARLLGLPYPGGPHIDRVAQEGDGAAIRFPRGLTAAKDADRYRYDFSFSGLKSAVSRHVQHEQRMGRDIDVADVAASFQDAVVDVLTRKTVQACRDHDVDTLVVGGGVAANGRLRQMVLERASAAGIEVRIPKPGLCTDNGAMVAALGAEVVSRGIAPSSLDLPVDSSLPVTRVVA; from the coding sequence GTGACTGAACCGATCGTCCTCGGCATCGAGTCGTCGTGCGACGAGACCGGCGTCGGCATCGTGCGGGGCACCGACCTGCTGGCGCACGCCGTGGCCTCCAGCGTCGAGGAGCACGTGCGATTCGGTGGCGTCGTGCCCGAGGTGGCCAGCCGGGCCCACCTCGAGGCGATGGTGCCCACCCTGGAGCAGGCGTACGCCCAGGCGGGCATCGACGTGCGCGACGTCGACGCCATCGCCGTCACCTGCGGTCCCGGTCTGAGCGGGGCGCTGCTGGTGGGCGTCGCCGCGGCCAAGGCGCTGGCGATCGCGCACGACAAGCCGCTCTACGGCGTCAACCACCTGGCCGCCCACGTGGCGGTCGACCAGCTCGAGCACGGTCGCTTCGACCGCCGGGTGGCCGCGCTGCTGGTGAGCGGCGGGCACACCGAGATCCTGCTCGTCGACGACATCGCCTCCGACATCACGATGCTCGGCACCACCATCGACGACGCGGCCGGCGAGGCCTTCGACAAGGTGGCGCGGCTGCTGGGCCTGCCGTACCCCGGCGGGCCGCACATCGACCGTGTGGCGCAGGAGGGCGACGGCGCGGCCATCCGGTTCCCCCGGGGACTCACGGCCGCCAAGGACGCCGACCGGTACCGCTACGACTTCTCCTTCTCCGGACTCAAGAGCGCCGTGTCCCGGCACGTCCAGCACGAGCAGCGCATGGGGCGCGACATCGACGTCGCCGACGTCGCGGCCTCGTTCCAGGACGCCGTGGTCGACGTGCTGACCCGCAAGACCGTGCAGGCGTGCCGCGACCACGACGTCGACACCCTCGTCGTCGGGGGAGGGGTGGCCGCGAACGGGCGGCTGCGCCAGATGGTGCTCGAGCGGGCGTCGGCGGCCGGGATCGAGGTCCGCATCCCGAAGCCGGGTCTGTGCACCGACAACGGCGCGATGGTGGCGGCGCTCGGTGCCGAGGTCGTGTCGCGCGGCATCGCCCCGTCGTCGCTCGACCTCCCCGTCGACTCCAGCCTGCCCGTCACCCGCGTCGTCGCCTGA
- the tsaB gene encoding tRNA (adenosine(37)-N6)-threonylcarbamoyltransferase complex dimerization subunit type 1 TsaB produces MLLLAIDTSGPAVSVAVHDGDVVVGRAEGEGTMAHGELLAPAIRDALAEAGRTAGDLTDVAVGVGPGPFTGLRVGIVTARTLASTLGLTAHGVCSLDALALAAALDHEHVVAIDARRKEVYWARYAPGDDGVLRRVDGPNVDKPAELARLLPDLPVVGRGAQLYADVLTALDGPLDASAAALADGVVSGQVEVLPLEPLYLRRPDARPASPVR; encoded by the coding sequence GTGCTGCTGCTTGCGATCGACACCTCCGGCCCCGCCGTGAGCGTCGCCGTCCACGACGGCGACGTCGTCGTCGGCCGGGCCGAGGGGGAGGGCACGATGGCGCACGGCGAGCTGCTCGCCCCGGCGATCCGCGACGCCCTCGCCGAGGCCGGTCGGACGGCGGGCGACCTCACCGACGTCGCCGTCGGTGTGGGGCCCGGACCCTTCACCGGACTGCGCGTCGGCATCGTCACTGCGCGCACCCTCGCGTCGACCCTCGGGCTCACGGCCCACGGCGTGTGCTCCCTCGACGCCCTGGCCCTCGCCGCTGCGCTCGACCACGAGCACGTCGTGGCCATCGACGCCCGCCGCAAGGAGGTCTACTGGGCGCGGTACGCGCCCGGTGACGACGGCGTCCTGCGCCGGGTCGACGGCCCGAACGTCGACAAGCCCGCCGAGCTCGCGCGCCTGCTCCCCGACCTGCCCGTGGTCGGACGAGGGGCCCAGCTGTACGCCGACGTGCTCACGGCGCTCGACGGACCCCTCGACGCGTCGGCCGCGGCCCTCGCCGACGGCGTGGTGAGCGGCCAGGTCGAGGTCCTGCCCCTGGAGCCGCTCTACCTGCGCCGGCCGGACGCTCGGCCGGCGTCGCCCGTGCGGTGA
- a CDS encoding DUF5709 domain-containing protein: MTDGPIDFDAQDNRDESEVLDQLQPDDTLVDRGVDDVLDEGYSPPEKWSAGEGFGTTPDEALEGETLDQRVAQEVPDVDPYADVDPEIYDDEVGDERSGRLVAPDEGLGEDTEKALVGDDVGIDGAAASAEEAAVHVVDDDPDDLSAGSPGT; the protein is encoded by the coding sequence ATGACCGACGGACCCATCGATTTCGACGCCCAGGACAACCGCGACGAGTCGGAGGTCCTCGACCAGCTCCAGCCCGACGACACGCTCGTCGACCGAGGGGTCGACGACGTGCTCGACGAGGGCTACTCCCCACCGGAGAAGTGGAGCGCGGGCGAGGGCTTCGGCACCACGCCCGACGAGGCGCTTGAGGGCGAGACCCTCGACCAGCGCGTCGCGCAGGAGGTCCCTGACGTCGACCCCTACGCCGACGTGGACCCCGAGATCTACGACGACGAGGTGGGCGACGAGCGTTCCGGTCGTCTGGTCGCGCCCGACGAGGGACTCGGCGAGGACACCGAGAAGGCCCTGGTCGGCGACGACGTCGGCATCGACGGTGCCGCCGCCAGCGCCGAGGAGGCCGCCGTGCACGTCGTGGACGACGATCCCGACGACCTGTCCGCCGGCTCGCCCGGGACGTGA
- a CDS encoding DedA family protein: MMEEIRSWPWAWAWLALFAIVLLRAGATYGVGRLVAAGVLRRREPGPRLRAAADRVDRWGPPVVTASFLTVGAQTVVNAGAGLAGMTWPRYLVGLVPGAALWATVWSTIGAGAFLVALRTGSERGEAVAVGCVALVLVAVVAALASRRRRGSLEA, encoded by the coding sequence ATGATGGAGGAGATCCGGTCGTGGCCGTGGGCCTGGGCGTGGCTGGCGCTCTTCGCGATCGTGCTGCTGCGCGCCGGCGCCACCTACGGTGTCGGTCGTCTGGTCGCGGCGGGTGTGCTGCGTCGACGCGAGCCCGGCCCCCGGCTGCGCGCGGCCGCCGACCGCGTGGACCGGTGGGGTCCGCCGGTGGTGACCGCCAGCTTCCTGACGGTCGGCGCGCAGACCGTGGTGAACGCCGGCGCCGGTCTCGCCGGCATGACCTGGCCGCGCTACCTCGTCGGGCTGGTTCCCGGTGCCGCGCTGTGGGCGACCGTCTGGAGCACGATCGGCGCCGGCGCGTTCCTCGTGGCGCTGCGCACCGGAAGCGAGCGCGGGGAGGCGGTCGCGGTCGGCTGCGTGGCCCTGGTGCTCGTGGCGGTCGTCGCAGCACTTGCGTCGCGCCGTCGGCGTGGCAGTCTCGAAGCATGA
- a CDS encoding 1-acyl-sn-glycerol-3-phosphate acyltransferase: protein MRDITYPPVIVTAKTLFKLLGMSFQMSGTEHVPRTGGAILAANHIGYVDFVFDGLATQPSGRLVRFMAKKEAFDHPVGGPLMRSFHHIEVDRDAGQASYDKAVEYARSGEIVGIFPEATISRSMEIKELKTGAVRMAAEAGVPLIPMVTWGTQLLKTKGHESDIWGRGKTIALHVGEPIPVTGEDPVAETQVLREAMTALLDKAIREYPVSPEGQWWAPARYGGTAPTPEEAARLDAEEKAQKAARRAAKQDGQSS, encoded by the coding sequence ATGCGCGACATCACCTACCCGCCGGTCATCGTGACGGCCAAGACGCTGTTCAAGCTGCTGGGCATGTCGTTCCAGATGTCCGGCACCGAGCACGTGCCGCGCACCGGGGGAGCGATCCTCGCGGCCAACCACATCGGCTACGTCGACTTCGTCTTCGACGGCCTCGCCACGCAGCCGTCGGGTCGCCTGGTGCGGTTCATGGCGAAGAAGGAGGCCTTCGACCACCCGGTCGGCGGTCCGCTGATGCGGTCCTTCCACCACATCGAGGTCGACCGTGACGCCGGACAGGCGTCGTACGACAAGGCCGTCGAGTACGCGCGCTCCGGCGAGATCGTGGGCATCTTCCCCGAGGCGACGATCAGCCGCTCCATGGAGATCAAGGAGCTCAAGACCGGCGCCGTGCGGATGGCCGCCGAGGCGGGCGTCCCGCTCATCCCCATGGTCACGTGGGGCACACAGCTGCTGAAGACCAAGGGGCACGAGTCCGACATCTGGGGCCGTGGCAAGACGATCGCGCTGCACGTCGGTGAACCGATCCCGGTCACGGGTGAGGATCCGGTGGCCGAGACGCAGGTGCTGCGCGAGGCCATGACGGCGCTGCTCGACAAGGCGATCCGCGAGTACCCGGTCTCCCCGGAGGGTCAGTGGTGGGCCCCGGCCCGCTACGGCGGGACGGCCCCGACGCCGGAGGAGGCGGCCCGGCTGGACGCCGAGGAGAAGGCGCAGAAGGCCGCCCGTCGCGCCGCGAAGCAGGACGGGCAGTCCTCCTGA